In Amaranthus tricolor cultivar Red isolate AtriRed21 chromosome 3, ASM2621246v1, whole genome shotgun sequence, a single window of DNA contains:
- the LOC130807572 gene encoding cyclin-D1-1-like, whose amino-acid sequence MSLSYYPELLCSEESGDSLTAGNSPEFSSEIDSPAIILEEDESVIAGFIVEERNSFNTTTASGASGDGVSESSLSLSSYSSNFLDSSSRSRSVAWILKVRAFFGFHAVTAYLAVNYLDRFLNSHHLPQTGGWSLQLLSVACLSLAAKMEEPLVPSLLDLQVESGPTKFTFNSKTIQRMELLVLSVLNWRLNLVTPFTFISFFAYKVDTSGNCIGLLIARSTDIILSNTHAGSLEEYWPSSIAAAAILCAASELPTLSFVTPEHAESWCDGLCKEKVRDCYKLMQQLVVDNSRRKSIKVIPQFRVTVQITKIRSYDDSLSPSSSSTSSSSPFSNKRRKLNNNKSWLDDHNYDL is encoded by the exons ATGTCGCTCTCATACTACCCCGAGTTGCTCTGCTCTGAGGAATCCGGAGATTCTCTAACCGCCGGAAACTCTCCGGAATTCTCATCGGAAATAGATTCTCCGGCGATTATTCTAGAAGAAGACGAATCTGTTATCGCTGGATTTATCGTAGAAGAACGGAACTCCTTTAATACTACTACCGCCTCCGGTGCATCCGGCGATGGCGTTTCCGAATCTagcctttctctctcttcatacTCTTCAAACTTTCTAGACTCTTCTTCTCGATCTCGTTCTGTTGCATGGATTCTCAag GTGAGAGCGTTCTTTGGCTTTCATGCAGTGACAGCATACCTCGCTGTCAACTACTTAGATCGCTTTCTTAATTCCCATCATCTACCG CAAACAGGTGGGTGGTCATTACAACTTTTATCAGTCGCATGCTTGTCACTAGCTGCCAAGATGGAGGAACCTCTTGTTCCTTCCTTGTTGGATCTTCAG GTTGAAAGCGGCCCAACTAAGTTCACTTTCAATTCGAAGACGATCCAAAGAATGGAACTTCTTGTTCTAAGTGTTTTAAATTGGAGATTAAACCTTGTTACACCCTTCACTTTCATCAGTTTTTTCGCTTACAAGGTTGATACATCAGGAAATTGTATAGGACTCCTAATTGCGCGATCAACGGATATTATCCTCTCTAACACACATG CGGGCAGCCTTGAAGAATACTGGCCATCAAGCATAGCAGCAGCTGCTATACTTTGTGCAGCAAGTGAATTGCCAACTTTGTCATTTGTCACCCCTGAGCATGCTGAGTCATGGTGTGATGGGCTGTGTAAA GAAAAGGTTAGGGATTGCTACAAGTTAATGCAACAATTAGTGGTGGATAATAGTAGAAGAAAGTCCATCAAAGTGATACCACAATTCAGAGTTACAGTACAAATCACCAAAATCAGGTCATATGATGACTCATTATctccatcttcatcttccaCCTCCTCATCTTCCCCTTTTTCTAATAAGAGGAGAAagctaaataataataaatcttGGTTGGATGATCATAATTATGATCTTTAA